In the Pungitius pungitius chromosome 5, fPunPun2.1, whole genome shotgun sequence genome, one interval contains:
- the LOC119224696 gene encoding zinc finger protein 462-like isoform X2 produces the protein MQKDPLNAPTSGYSKQNQVFTQESPLRCFPCSRCVLRFKSRVYLFEHLNKVHGCDVEAALGEARLKYAATDEAKVNSNSNDAEDDIGCQHCHFQARSRDIVNQHEIQCHKKAEGILGNPTVSENPEASAIYMSAEAKEICSGVSVMSTSKSKNALNSSKVLKTYKRPLQTITKYFTVTSGPNSKPPVDSAESSNLPDSCKGTIVLKESPSSSSQNSSGVLKVTAKSMIDITRFSQGHMLNNHTNLEMSSPNPREQFTESLADNVTKRTYKETSNTPSAKKAKSDKGETNLQQAGHENQPQLSSSNANFSFDISEDEGEKKLGLVNGDSESSTVYSCKHCNYNEASVARVSTHYQTAHPYVRFNAAYIQDPTDESAVFRCLLCPSEFISVASLKNHCRKHHPEAPDVFAVQSTNLSLTFKCFLCVFTADVLNALKKHYKESHPTHEVDNSLLFCKYLATERQAGSTRSNTCERAQSPEGPGGIFPESSSTGAENAPSAQHPTSKEADVVLYQCDSCQFSHKSAVVMHVHYQKSHPSRVFTIDQIKRSACDASRASPSVTPEKFPNPVAVTEESQPPTSTADPSEKTPNKAEPSQRERRSEASKAQAESSKAERAESTGDRSERPRKLRRGSFTRMGGLSRVAPGGLLYCLHCSYSSTRVKSVLGHQNAKHSLDSLTSVEEILCYSAQVQKLQSKAKAAAGTASSDSKQVEAAGVEVPRKEAVAASAKVKKGNPYACPEKLFYCQKCNYGNPTLKGVLIHQTRVHKGLPYKMEWVVDHTAAIHSQIQKAKSEAREPSTPARLPLPLVGEGDEDAFFCHLCNYRQYKVNTVLRHYMKKHPGFVVKRQQVHLYTTMVRQKTKGRRPATQEDPRPSPGEPLPAADPQRPLRCHRCPFSTKLLHVLRTHLWNNHRTNRSFTDLLRLCFKQGDLQAGYHCEVCVFSHEKAAVMHAHYLERHPKRNRSLVYVTAHLYVGPDSRPLKRKKPEARLPDDDDEAKNYSCRACAFKGASVSAVTRHCRAVHPWSVRADGSVLDVVGKRSGSANRSAEDIYAAAEPFESYQKPVEFKARAASKPLACPFCPARFRTQHGLITHCGMMHTEVEKGDLPQRAEEAPAAAAPVSSLFTCPYCPYMNIVHQGILSHCHVKHVGLEARVDDHQVDETQVSKWMDCLKTRRGARAGNVKLRGYMCGTCPQICVTMEKLNMHCEDEHAEASDGKPQKAAGDRPAPQAPRLSEKLHAAVDCKHCPYSCSSEIALTRHVRVHHRAGAASKAYKCLLCTSCYRRKALLGDHYVTRHGRDSFLKYYAPLYKKAAGKEESRSHSGTLTQKPKAGAATKERQSLLVYRCPSCPYVNTRHHGTLTHCQMKHPDVVARADQLRTEDTLRGNFFGCTSGRASNERGYICSACPLIYGSLKKLKIHRQNDHGAPREQAASWPSENQTPPPAARRGEQRAAEASSRDTPTLYKCHMCSYKGLYRRYLLSHYRNTHKLDAYTTRTLLKKYNKCKKASRPPATASQEGEPVTCTKCPGLVFDSPQPLVAHYAASHSSADIVDFTVISQGTRKGSTGLYRCLRCSKQMNGIRKLWYHLDCHRESARKRAQTAERRRRRRKRMPTPKAVSAEPAAQDEPLPSETVDEAVAPLPDPGDPEQPGPDSREGDHTCTRCRRSFMSLKGLRSHERSHAAVAALKNLNGAPASRLNYNINKHVLYKAGTTRPYLCSFCTYRTTVMGLWRCHFMKVHQDLLGVMMDAAESEDEESVQRADTEPSDSSEEPTHCPEPDEEPEIAERSLYLEPPDVQRQLNHYSSRSQAECPPETNAPGSGLPDSRLLHCEFCTFNTEHLSSVRRHYQNRHGKKVLRCKDCDFFTSLRKTLEEHMQAGHSTWQLGPAHERDLRCPFCLYQTKKKNNMIDHIVLHREERVVPIEVQRPRLSRYLQGVVFRCHKCTFSCGGADNLRSHMARHDDVKPYRCRLCYFDCTRLSDLEAHLSDKHQVVRNHELVGQVSLDQLQAAVGRMPEEEPSSNLERRNDDSEDEETEDRQEGPLEARAEGAPRGERAPQAEEASRERVCSGDMQESPIEGYVWDLQSKKAKPNAAALCVRQKEEEEEEEEEEASLTHGQTPGGLGICRTGVQPGAVKDDQTEAELASPGERGVKAEAVSALAASNLTQADSGGPRGGLGAAGALLTLPPRCAQAKTSDPESSRVSFKNCKKEQEQHQKNISGGGGEPYGDMPVLEKEYLKVELQPLGCCKTEDESGRLEPKQEKKEEEEFSNDKENRCTEPKHEGEGVKKSGSPLVTRGDGRRFTCEFCGRHLASAADLEQHAARHGL, from the exons ATGCAGAAAG ATCCACTGAATGCTCCCACCTCTGGCTACAGTAAACAGAATCAGGTTTTCACTCAAGAATCCCCGCTCAGGTGTTTTCCGTGCAGCCGTTGTGTACTCCGCTTCAAATCCAGGGTCTACCTTTTTGAACACCTCAACAAGGTGCACGGCTGCGACGTTGAGGCTGCTCTCGGAGAGGCTCGTCTGAAATACGCCGCGACCGACGAAGCCAAGGTGAACAGCAATAGCAACGACGCAGAAGATGATATAGGATGCCAGCATTGTCATTTCCAAGCACGTAGTCGGGACATTGTTAACCAACACGAGATACAATGTCATAAAAAAGCAGAAGGTATTTTGGGAAATCCGACAGTTTCTGAAAACCCGGAGGCCAGCGCAATTTACATGTCTGCAGAAGCAAAAGAGATTTGCTCCGGTGTGTCTGTGATGTCGACctcaaaatctaaaaatgctCTGAACTCGTCAAAGGTTCTTAAAACGTACAAGCGGCCATTGCAAACCATTACCAAGTACTTTACGGTAACATCTGGACCAAACAGCAAACCTCCAGTGGACTCGGCCGAAAGCTCAAATCTTCCAGACAGCTGCAAAGGAACCATCGTTTTGAAAGAATCTCCCTCCAGCTCGAGCCAAAACAGTAGTGGCGTGCTTAAGGTCACTGCAAAGTCCATGATTGACATCACTCGGTTTTCTCAAGGTCATATGCTAAACAATCACACTAATTTGGAAATGAGTTCACCGAATCCCAGGGAACAATTCACTGAATCACTCGCTGACAACGTTACGAAGAGGACCTACAAGGAAACCTCAAACACTCCTTCTGCTAAAAAAGCAAAGTCAGACAAAGGAGAGACAAACCTCCAACAGGCAGGTCACGAAAACCAACCGCAATTGTCGTCAAGCAACGCAAATTTTTCATTTGACATAAGCGAAgatgagggagaaaagaagcTCGGTCTCGTCAATGGGGACTCTGAAAGCTCAACGGTTTATTCTTGCAAGCACTGCAACTACAACGAGGCGAGCGTGGCGCGCGTATCCACGCATTACCAGACCGCTCACCCGTACGTGAGATTCAACGCCGCCTACATCCAGGATCCAACGGACGAGAGCGCCGTCTTTCGTTGCCTGCTGTGTCCAAGTGAGTTTATAAGCGTGGCGTCCCTCAAGAACCACTGCAGGAAACATCACCCAGAGGCCCCGGACGTATTCGCCGTGCAATCGACTAACCTCAGTTTGACCtttaagtgttttttgtgtgtgtttactgccgACGTATTGAACGCATTGAAGAAACATTACAAGGAAAGTCACCCGACGCATGAAGTGGATAATTCGTTGCTGTTCTGCAAATATTTAGCAACTGAACGCCAAGCGGGATCAACTCGGTCAAATACTTGTGAAAGAGCACAGAGCCCAGAAGGACCCGGAGGGATTTTTCCCGAAAGTTCCAGTACGGGAGCCGAAAATGCACCTTCAGCCCAACATCCCACCTCCAAAGAAGCAGACGTGGTCTTGTACCAGTGCGACTCCTGCCAGTTTAGTCATAAGTCAGCTGTTGTTATGCATGTCCACTACCAAAAAAGCCACCCGAGTCGAGTGTTCACAATAGACCAAATCAAACGCTCGGCTTGTGATGCCTCACGCGCGTCACCATCGGTGACGCCAGAGAAGTTTCCGAACCCTGTGGCGGTAACGGAAGAATCGCAACCGCCGACAAGCACGGCAGATCCTTCTGAGAAAACCCCAAACAAAGCCGAGCCATCGCAGCGCGAGCGCCGGTCCGAGGCTTCGAAGGCTCAGGCGGAGTCGTCCAAAGCCGAGCGAGCGGAATCTACCGGCGACCGCAGCGAGCGGCCCAGAAAACTCCGTCGGGGATCGTTTACCAGAATGGGCGGTTTGTCCCGTGTGGCACCAGGTGGACTGCTCTACTGCCTGCATTGCAGTTATTCAAGCACCAGGGTCAAGAGCGTCCTCGGCcatcaaaatgcaaaacattctCTGGATTCCCTAACGTCTGTGGAGGAAATCTTGTGTTACAGCGCTCAAGTGCAGAAACTCCAAAGCAAAGCCAAGGCTGCAGCAGGCACCGCGTCTTCTGATTCTAAACAAGTTGAGGCAGCCGGTGTAGAAGTTCCTCGTAAAGAGGCCGTTGCAGCATCCGCCAAGGTGAAGAAAGGGAACCCTTACGCGTGTCCGGAAAAACTGTTTTATTGTCAAAAGTGCAACTACGGAAATCCAACGTTGAAAGGCGTCTTGATCCATCAAACCAGAGTTCACAAGGGCCTCCCTTACAAGATGGAATGGGTGGTTGACCATACGGCCGCCATTCACAGTCAAATCCAAAAGGCCAAATCGGAAGCGCGCGAGCCCTCCACTCCTGCGcggctccccctccctctcgtgGGCGAGGGGGACGAAGACGCCTTCTTCTGCCACTTGTGCAACTACAGACAGTACAAGGTGAACACCGTGTTGCGGCATTACATGAAAAAGCATCCCGGGTTCGTGGTTAAGCGGCAGCAGGTTCACCTGTACACCACCATGGTTCGCCAAAAGACGAAGGGACGGCGCCCGGCGACCCAAGAAGACCCCCGTCCGTCCCCCGGCGAACCCCTCCCGGCCGCCGACCCCCAGAGGCCCCTTCGTTGCCACCGGTGTCCATTCAGCACCAAATTGCTGCATGTTTTGAGGACGCATCTGTGGAACAACCACAGGACCAATCGCTCTTTCACGGACCTTTTGAGGTTGTGTTTCAAACAGGGGGATCTGCAGGCCGGGTATCACTGCGAGGTGTGCGTTTTCTCGCACGAAAAAGCGGCAGTGATGCACGCGCACTACCTGGAGCGCCACCCGAAACGCAACCGAAGCCTCGTGTACGTCACCGCCCACTTGTACGTGGGCCCCGACTCGCGACCTCTTAAAAGGAAGAAACCCGAAGCGAGGCTCccagacgacgacgacgaagcCAAGAACTACTCGTGCCGAGCGTGCGCGTTCAAAGGCGCCTCGGTGTCCGCCGTCACGCGCCACTGCCGCGCCGTCCACCCGTGGTCCGTGAGGGCGGACGGCTCTGTGCTGGACGTCGTCGGCAAGCGATCCGGGTCGGCAAACAGGTCGGCGGAGGACATCTACGCAGCGGCCGAGCCGTTCGAATCGTACCAGAAGCCCGTCGAGTTTAAGGCGAGGGCGGCTTCCAAACCGCTGGCGTGCCCCTTCTGCCCAGCGAGGTTCCGCACCCAGCACGGCCTCATCACCCACTGCGGAATGATGCACACCGAAGTCGAGAAGGGGGACTTGCCCCAACGCGCGGAGGAAGCCCCGGCGGCAGCGGCGCCGGTGTCGTCGCTGTTCACCTGTCCGTACTGTCCCTACATGAATATCGTCCATCAGGGGATTCTCAGTCACTGCCACGTGAAGCACGTCGGCCTCGAGGCCCGGGTGGACGACCATCAGGTGGATGAGACGCAGGTGTCCAAGTGGATGGACTGCCTGAAGACCAGGCGCGGCGCCAGGGCGGGCAACGTGAAACTCCGGGGCTACATGTGTGGAACCTGCCCGCAGATCTGCGTCACCATGGAGAAGCTGAACATGCACTGCGAGGACGAGCACGCCGAGGCGAGCGACGGCAAACCGCAAAAAGCGGCCGGCGACCGGCCGGCGCCGCAGGCTCCCCGTTTAAGCGAGAAGCTCCACGCGGCGGTGGATTGCAAGCACTGCCCTTACAGTTGCAGCAGCGAAATTGCGCTCACCCGGCACGTGCGCGTTCACCACAGGGCGGGCGCCGCTTCCAAGGCGTACAAATGCCTCCTGTGTACCAGCTGCTATCGCAGGAAGGCGCTGCTCGGGGACCATTACGTCACGAGACACGGGCGGGACAGCTTCCTAAAGTACTACGCGCCGCTGTACAAAAAGGCCGCGGGGAAGGAAGAATCGAGGTCTCACAGCGGCACTCTGACCCAGAAACCAAAGGCCGGCGCGGCGACAAAAGAGCGCCAGAGTCTGTTGGTGTACAGGTGTCCGAGTTGTCCCTACGTGAACACGAGACACCACGGCACGCTCACTCACTGCCAGATGAAGCATCCGGACGTGGTCGCCAGGGCGGACCAGCTCCGCACCGAGGACACGCTCAGGGGCAACTTTTTCGGGTGTACGAGCGGAAGGGCCTCCAACGAGAGAGGGTACATCTGTTCAGCGTGTCCGCTCATTTACGGCTCGCTCAAGAAACTGAAAATCCACCGGCAGAACGACCACGGGGCCCCTCGGGAGCAGGCAGCCAGCTGGCCGTCAGAAAACCAGACGCCCCCGCCGGCGGCGCGCAGAGGAGAACAGCGCGCCGCCGAGGCGTCCTCGCGGGACACGCCGACGTTGTACAAGTGCCACATGTGCAGCTATAAAGGACTGTATCGAAGGTACCTGCTGTCTCACTACAGAAACACTCACAAGTTGGACGCATACACGACGCGCACGCTGCTGAAGAAATACAACAAATGCAAGAAGGCCAGCCGCCCGCCCGCCACGGCGTCCCAGGAGGGAGAACCCGTCACGTGCACGAAGTGTCCCGGGCTGGTCTTCGACTCTCCTCAGCCGCTCGTCGCCCACTACGCTGCGTCGCATAGCTCGGCCGACATAGTGGACTTCACCGTGATATCCCAGGGAACGAGGAAGGGCAGTACGGGCCTCTACCGATGTCTCCGCTGCAGCAAACAGATGAATGGAATCAGGAAGCTCTGGTATCACCTGGACTGCCACCGAGAAAGTGCCAGGAAGAGGGCACAGActgcggagaggaggaggaggaggaggaagaggatgccgACCCCGAAGGCCGTCTCTGCTGAG CCCGCCGCGCAGGACGAGCCCCTCCCGTCGGAAACTGTGGACGAGGCGGTAGCGCCGCTACCGGACCCCGGCGACCCGGAGCAACCCGGGCCGGACTCGAGAGAAGGCGACCACACCTGCACGCGGTGCCGGAGGTCGTTCATGTCGCTGAAGGGGTTGCGGTCGCACGAGCGCAGCCATGCGGCCGTGGCGGCCCTCAAGAACCTGAACGGGGCGCCCGCCTCGCGGTTGAATTACAA CATTAACAAGCATGTGCTGTACAAAGCCGGCACCACCAGGCCTTACCTGTGTAGCTTCTGCACCTATCGGACGACAGTCATGGGCCTCTGGAGGTGCCACTTTATGAAAGTGCACCAAG ACCTCTTGGGTGTCATGATGGATGCAGCCGAGAGCGAAGACGAGGAGAGCGTCCAGAGGGCCGACACGGAGCCCTCCGATTCATCCGAGGAGCCGACCCATTGCCCTGAGCCTGATGAAGAACCCGAAATTGCTGAAA GATCGCTGTACCTGGAGCCCCCAGATGTGCAGCGGCAGCTGAACCACTACAGCTCGCGGTCGCAGGCCGAATGCCCGCCTGAGACCAACGCGCCAGGAAGCGGGCTGCCCGACAGCCGCCTCCTTCACTGCGAGTTCTGCACCTTCAACACCGAACACCTGTCCAGTGTGCGACGGCACTATCAGAACCGGCACGGGAAGAAGGTCTTGAGGTGTAAGGACTGCGACTTTTTCACCAGTTTGAG GAAAACCCTAGAAGAGCACATGCAGGCGGGTCACTCGACATGGCAGCTGGGACCTGCGCATGAGCGAGACCTCCGCTGCCCCTTCTGCCTCTACCAGACcaagaaaaagaacaacatgATCGATCACATCGTGCTGCATCGCG aggAACGCGTAGTGCCCATAGAGGTGCAACGCCCGAGGCTGTCGCGCTACCTCCAAGGCGTCGTCTTCCGCTGCCACAAGTGCACCTTCTCGTGCGGCGGCGCCGACAACCTGCGGTCGCACATGGCGAGGCACGACGATGTCAAGCCCTACAGGTGTCGGCTGTGCTACTTCGACTGCACCCGCCTGAGCGACCTGGAGGCGCACCTGAGCGATAAGCATCAG GTCGTGAGGAATCACGAGCTCGTGGGTCAGGTGAGCCTCGATCAGCTGCAGGCGGCCGTCGGCAGGATGCCAGAAGAGGAGCCCTCGTCCAACTTGGAGCGGCGCAACGACGACAGCGAGGACGAGGAAACGGAGGACCGCCAGGAAGGTCCCCTCGAGGCGCGAGCCGAAGGTGCGCCGAGGGGGGAGCGTGCACCGCAGGCCGAGGAAGCATCTCGGGAGCGAGTGTGCAGCGGGGACATGCAAGAAAGCCCCATCGAGGGCTACGTGTGGGATCTTCAATCCAAGAAGGCAAAGCCAAACGCTGCTGCATTATGCGtgagacaaaaggaggaggaggaggaggaggaggaggaggaggcctcacTAACACACGGGCAGACGCCCGGGGGTCTCGGCATCTGCAGGACAGGGGTTCAGCCCGGAGCAGTTAAGGATGACCAGACTGAGGCCGAGCTGGCATCCCCCGGTGAAAGAGGTGTCAAGGCGGAGGCCGTTTCCGCCCTTGCTGCTTCGAATCTGACGCAGGCGGACAGCGGCGGGCCTCGGGGGGGCCTCGGCGCTGCGGGTGCTTTGCTAACTTTGCCGCCCAGGTGTGCGCAAGCTAAAACGAGCGATCCCGAAAGCTCGAGGGTGTCATTTAAAAACTGCAAAAAGGAACAGGAGCAGCATCAGAAGAACATttccgggggagggggagagccgTACGGGGATATGCCGGTGCTCGAGAAGGAGTATCTCAAAGTAGAATTGCAGCCTCTCGGGTGCTGCAAGACGGAGGATGAGAGTGGTCGCCTTGAGCCAAAGcaagagaaaaaggaggaggaggaattctCAAACGACAAAGAGAACCGATGCACCGAACCGAAACACGAGGGTGAGGGCGTGAAGAAGAGCGGTTCTCCACTCGTGACCAGAG GTGACGGCAGGCGCTTCACTTGCGAGTTCTGTGGGCGACACCTCGCCAGCGCCGCTGACCTGGAGCAGCACGCCGCGCGACACGGATTGTGA